Sequence from the Actinocatenispora sera genome:
CGGCGGTACTGCCGGCCGTCGGCGGACTCGCCGGATGCGGCGGATCCGGCGGCGGCAACGGCGCCGAGGGCTCCGGCAAGGGCACGCTGACCCTCGCGTACCTGGGCGACGCGACGCAGCAGGCGGCGTTCAAGGCACTGTTCGCGGACTTCAACAAGGCGCACCCGGACATCAAGATCTCCGCGACCGGCATCGCGTCGGGCGACTGGGCCACCTTCGCCAGCACCATCTCCACCCGGCTCGCCGGCGGCACGCAGTACGACATCGTCGACGTGGCCACCGAGGGCCAGCTGCTGATGTCGTCGAAGAACGTGCTGGAACCGCTGGACCGCTACATCGCCAAGGACAAGGCGGTCGTCGACGCGTACTACGCCGGCATCGACCCGCACCTGAAGGAGTGGACGAAGAAGTACGGCTCGCCGGACGGCAGGACCTACTTCATCCCCGGCGGCTACAACTCGATGGTGCTGTACTGCAACACCGAGGTGTTCGCCAAGGCCGGTGTCGAGCTGTCCGACGACGGCCAGTGGACCTGGGAGCAGTTCAAGGCCGCCGGGGAGAAGATCAATGCCAGGACCGGCGCGTACCTGACGGCGTTGGGCGACGGCGCGTTCCCGTTCGGCGACATCATGCCGTGGCTGCTCACCAACGGCGCCAGCACCCTTTCCGCCGACTGGAAGCAGCCCACCTTCAACAGCCCGCAGGCGATCGAGGCGGCCACGTTCGTCAAGAGCCTGCTCGACGCCGGCCTCGCGCCGAAGCTCGGCGGTACCTTCGACGCCGCCGCGCAGCTGGCCAAGGGCAAGCTCGCCACCCTCGGCGGCGGCCGCTGGCCGACACTGGACATGCGCCGGCTCAAGATCGTCGACAAGGTGCGCATCATGAGCTGGCCGACCAAGACCGGCCCCGGCTCCCCGATCGGCTGGGACGGCTGGCCGATCCTGCGCGCGTCGAAGAACAAGGCGGCCGCCTGGACGTTCCTCAAGTGGCTGATGACCAAGGACGCGTCCGAGTTCTACGCCAAGGTCGGCGGCACCAACGTGCCGGCGCTGACCTCGGTCGCCGCCAGCTCGACCTTCCTCTCCGACGCCCCGAAGGGCTCCGAACTGCTGGCGGCGGCGATCGCGCACGGCACGCCGATCCCGTCGCCCAAGCAGGGCGCCGCGGTCCAGCGGGCCATCAGCGCCGGCTGGAAGAGCGCGTTGACCGGCCTCAAACCGGTCAAGCGGTCCCTGGATGCGGCGAACGAGCAGCTGAAACCGCTGCTATGACGATCAGCCTGACCCGCCGGCGGACGGCGTCTCGCCCGCCGGCCGTCCAGCCGTCCGGCAGCGCCGGCAGCCGGCAGTGGGTCGGCTACGCGTTCCTGAGCCCGGCGCTGCTGCTGTTCGTCGTGTTCGTCGCCGGCCCGTTCGTCGCGGCGATCGTGCTCAGCCTGTACCGCTGGGACATGCTCACGCCGGCGCAGTTCGCCGGGTTCGGCAACTTCACCGCGATGTTCGGCGATCCGCTGCTGTACCGGTCGCTGGCGAACAC
This genomic interval carries:
- a CDS encoding ABC transporter substrate-binding protein; the protein is MLQLLGGAAVLPAVGGLAGCGGSGGGNGAEGSGKGTLTLAYLGDATQQAAFKALFADFNKAHPDIKISATGIASGDWATFASTISTRLAGGTQYDIVDVATEGQLLMSSKNVLEPLDRYIAKDKAVVDAYYAGIDPHLKEWTKKYGSPDGRTYFIPGGYNSMVLYCNTEVFAKAGVELSDDGQWTWEQFKAAGEKINARTGAYLTALGDGAFPFGDIMPWLLTNGASTLSADWKQPTFNSPQAIEAATFVKSLLDAGLAPKLGGTFDAAAQLAKGKLATLGGGRWPTLDMRRLKIVDKVRIMSWPTKTGPGSPIGWDGWPILRASKNKAAAWTFLKWLMTKDASEFYAKVGGTNVPALTSVAASSTFLSDAPKGSELLAAAIAHGTPIPSPKQGAAVQRAISAGWKSALTGLKPVKRSLDAANEQLKPLL